Proteins encoded by one window of Streptomyces sp. ALI-76-A:
- a CDS encoding SpoIIE family protein phosphatase, protein MNDALIDYTAVFQALPGMVALLTPELVYVDVNEEFLRTTGRRREQMVGRHLFEVFPDNPNDPDANGMRNLEASLLRVLATGERDAMALQRYDVEDVGRPGHWQERYWSPCNAPILGPAGEVVLLVHRVEEVTELIRARGGRSTGRTRVLEAELYTRARELQELNERLRRAHAREREVALALQEAMLPAHRQVGSHPAAVRYRPAVGALNVCGDWYDLVDLVGGHRLGVAVGDVVGHGLAAAGVMGQLRSALSATSRVAAGPAQALDVLGRYAHVVDGAESATAVTTFIDFDLRTITYSSAGHPPPVLMHPDGRVEFLDRATDPPLDARPDPVPRPQAVTSYTDGATLVLYTDGLVERRGEDIDTGLSRLADSLVRNREADPETLADTVLLELLPPGGATDDTALVIVRL, encoded by the coding sequence ATGAACGATGCGCTGATCGACTACACGGCGGTGTTCCAGGCCCTGCCCGGAATGGTGGCCCTGCTCACGCCCGAGCTGGTGTACGTCGACGTGAACGAGGAGTTCCTCCGCACGACCGGCCGCCGGCGTGAGCAGATGGTCGGCCGCCACCTGTTCGAGGTCTTCCCGGACAACCCCAACGATCCCGACGCCAACGGCATGCGCAATCTGGAGGCCTCGCTGCTGCGTGTGCTGGCCACCGGCGAGCGCGACGCGATGGCTCTCCAGCGGTACGACGTCGAGGACGTCGGGCGGCCCGGGCACTGGCAGGAGCGGTACTGGAGCCCGTGCAACGCGCCGATCCTCGGCCCGGCCGGGGAGGTGGTGCTGCTGGTGCACCGGGTGGAGGAGGTCACCGAACTGATCCGGGCGCGCGGCGGCCGGAGCACCGGCCGGACCCGGGTGCTGGAGGCCGAGTTGTACACCCGCGCCCGCGAGTTGCAGGAACTCAACGAGCGGCTGCGCCGGGCGCACGCCCGTGAACGGGAGGTGGCCCTGGCGCTGCAGGAGGCGATGCTGCCCGCCCACCGGCAGGTGGGCAGCCACCCGGCGGCCGTGCGCTACCGGCCCGCGGTCGGCGCGCTGAACGTGTGCGGCGACTGGTACGACCTGGTCGACCTGGTCGGCGGCCACCGGCTCGGGGTGGCCGTGGGCGACGTGGTCGGCCACGGGCTGGCGGCCGCCGGTGTCATGGGGCAGCTGCGCAGCGCGCTCAGCGCCACCTCCCGGGTCGCCGCGGGTCCGGCGCAGGCGCTGGACGTCCTGGGCCGGTACGCCCATGTGGTCGACGGCGCCGAATCGGCCACCGCGGTCACCACTTTCATCGACTTCGATCTCCGCACCATCACCTACAGCAGCGCCGGCCATCCGCCGCCGGTGCTGATGCACCCCGACGGCCGGGTGGAGTTCCTCGACCGGGCCACCGACCCGCCGCTCGACGCCCGTCCGGACCCGGTCCCCCGGCCGCAGGCCGTCACCTCGTACACCGACGGCGCCACCCTCGTGCTCTACACCGACGGGCTGGTCGAACGGCGCGGCGAGGACATCGACACGGGTCTGTCCCGGCTCGCCGACTCCCTCGTCCGCAACCGCGAGGCGGACCCCGAGACCCTCGCGGACACCGTCCTGCTGGAGCTGCTGCCCCCGGGGGGTGCGACCGACGACACCGCACTCGTCATCGTGCGGCTGTGA
- a CDS encoding lysophospholipid acyltransferase family protein produces the protein MFYYVLKYVLLGPLLRLVFRPRIEGLEHVPDSGPAIIAGNHLSFSDHFLMPAVLKRRITFLAKAEYFTGPGVRGRLTAAFFRSAGQIPVDRSGKEAGQAAIREGLGVLSKDELLGIYPEGTRSHDGRLYKGKVGVAVMALKARVPVVPCAMIGTFEAQPPGKRIPNIHPVVIRFGEPLDFSRYAGMENEKAILRAITDEIMYAILSLSEQEYVDQYAAVAKAEAAAARTERERRFPRLPLR, from the coding sequence TTGTTCTATTACGTGCTCAAGTACGTGTTGTTGGGCCCCCTGCTGAGACTGGTCTTCCGACCCCGTATCGAAGGCCTCGAACATGTGCCGGACAGCGGTCCGGCGATCATCGCGGGCAATCATCTGTCCTTCTCCGACCACTTCCTGATGCCGGCCGTGCTGAAGCGGCGCATCACCTTCCTCGCGAAGGCCGAGTACTTCACCGGCCCCGGTGTCAGGGGCCGGCTGACCGCGGCCTTCTTCCGCAGCGCCGGGCAGATCCCCGTGGACCGGTCCGGCAAGGAGGCGGGGCAGGCCGCCATCCGTGAGGGCCTCGGCGTGCTGAGCAAGGACGAACTGCTCGGCATCTATCCCGAGGGCACCCGCTCCCACGACGGGCGGCTGTACAAGGGCAAGGTGGGCGTCGCGGTGATGGCGCTCAAGGCGCGGGTCCCGGTCGTCCCGTGCGCGATGATCGGCACCTTCGAGGCGCAGCCGCCCGGCAAGCGGATCCCGAACATCCACCCCGTGGTGATCCGTTTCGGCGAACCGCTGGACTTCTCCCGCTACGCCGGCATGGAGAACGAGAAGGCGATCCTGCGCGCGATCACCGACGAGATCATGTACGCCATCCTGTCGCTGTCCGAGCAGGAGTACGTCGACCAGTACGCGGCCGTGGCCAAGGCCGAGGCTGCCGCCGCGCGCACGGAGCGCGAACGCAGGTTCCCCCGGCTGCCGTTGCGTTGA
- a CDS encoding NAD-dependent epimerase/dehydratase family protein produces MRRAVVIGATGQIGRVAVGALARDGWEVTAVSRGGGRDAGWPGDVRVARADREDEAALAAAVGDGCEVLVDMVAYGPGHARQLLSLSDRVGSAVVISSVSVYEDDEGRNFDTQDEPDGFPRYPVPIPERQRTVRPGDASYSSRKAGLERDLLAAGDRLPVTLLRAGAIHGPHCRTPRELYFVKRNLDGRPRRVLSYGGASRFHPASVHTLAELVRLAAARPGTRALNAVDPDAPTVAEIARAIDAVMGVEREDVLVDGPPPAPTVGATPWSVPVPVVCDMGAAERELGYRPVARYARTLPDTVAFIERRLAGRDWREAYPKMSEAYGDLFDYAAEDAYLAARDV; encoded by the coding sequence ATGAGACGCGCAGTGGTGATCGGAGCGACGGGACAGATCGGGCGGGTGGCGGTGGGCGCGCTGGCCCGGGACGGCTGGGAGGTGACGGCGGTGTCGCGGGGCGGCGGACGGGACGCCGGCTGGCCCGGGGACGTACGGGTCGCGCGCGCCGACCGGGAGGACGAAGCGGCCCTGGCCGCGGCGGTCGGCGACGGCTGCGAGGTGCTGGTGGACATGGTCGCCTACGGGCCCGGGCACGCACGGCAGTTGCTGTCGCTGTCCGACCGCGTGGGCTCGGCCGTGGTGATCTCCAGCGTCTCGGTGTACGAGGACGACGAGGGCCGCAACTTCGACACGCAGGACGAGCCGGACGGCTTTCCCCGGTACCCGGTGCCGATCCCGGAGCGGCAGCGGACCGTCCGGCCGGGCGACGCCTCGTACAGCAGCCGCAAGGCGGGCCTGGAGCGGGACCTGCTCGCCGCGGGCGACCGGCTGCCGGTCACGCTGCTGCGGGCCGGCGCGATCCACGGACCGCACTGCCGGACCCCGCGGGAGCTGTACTTCGTCAAGCGCAACCTGGACGGCCGGCCGCGGCGCGTCCTCTCCTACGGCGGCGCGAGCCGGTTCCACCCGGCGAGCGTCCACACCCTCGCGGAGCTGGTCCGGCTGGCCGCCGCGCGGCCGGGCACCCGGGCGCTCAACGCCGTGGACCCCGACGCGCCGACGGTGGCCGAGATCGCCCGGGCGATCGACGCGGTGATGGGCGTCGAGCGGGAGGACGTCCTGGTGGACGGCCCGCCGCCGGCGCCCACCGTGGGGGCGACGCCGTGGTCGGTGCCGGTGCCGGTGGTCTGCGACATGGGCGCCGCCGAACGGGAGCTGGGCTACCGACCGGTGGCCCGGTACGCCCGGACGCTGCCGGACACCGTCGCGTTCATCGAACGGCGGCTGGCCGGACGGGACTGGCGGGAGGCGTACCCGAAGATGTCCGAGGCGTACGGCGACCTGTTCGACTACGCGGCGGAGGACGCGTATCTGGCGGCGCGGGACGTGTAG
- a CDS encoding alpha/beta hydrolase: MRDYTATRRATAFGSAGVLVTAALIAGAVAAPTASATGSTGSRPGPDREARGVATAAAKAAKTGIDWQDCPADWGLEKPIKCGYVTVPLDYAKPYGKQIKLAVDRIGNTGTAEERQGALIYNPGGPGGSGLRFPRRVTTKAPVWADTAKAYDFVGFDPRGVGKSAPISCVDPQEFVKAPKMDPVPGSEADKRAQRKLAREYAEGCYERSGEMLPHMTTPNTARDLDVIRAALGEKKLNFLGVSYGTYLGAVYGTLFPGHVRRMVVDSVVNPSREKIWYEANLDQDVAFETRWKDWQDWVAANDATFHLGDTRAEVQSEWLELRATAKKNPIGGVVGPAELLGFFQSAPYYDSSWVPVATVFSKYVAGDTQALVDAAAPDLSDTAGNAASENGNAVYTAVECADAKWPTSWKKWDRDNTRLHKDYPFLTWSNAWMNLPCATWPVKQRTPVEVRTGKGLPGVLIVQSERDAATPYGGAVELHKRFKGSRLITEKNAGSHGVTSLVNPCINQRVDTYLLTGKLDGADVTCAPHATPKP, from the coding sequence TTGAGGGACTACACAGCGACGAGGCGGGCGACGGCGTTCGGCTCCGCCGGAGTGCTCGTCACGGCGGCGCTGATAGCCGGGGCCGTCGCGGCGCCCACCGCGAGCGCCACCGGGAGCACGGGCAGTCGGCCCGGACCGGACCGGGAGGCCCGCGGCGTGGCGACAGCCGCCGCCAAGGCCGCGAAGACGGGGATCGACTGGCAGGACTGCCCGGCCGACTGGGGCCTGGAGAAGCCGATCAAGTGCGGCTATGTCACGGTGCCGCTCGACTACGCCAAGCCGTACGGCAAGCAGATCAAGCTCGCCGTCGACCGCATCGGCAACACCGGGACCGCGGAGGAGCGCCAGGGCGCGCTCATCTACAACCCCGGCGGGCCGGGCGGTTCGGGTCTGCGCTTCCCGCGCCGGGTCACCACCAAGGCTCCCGTGTGGGCCGACACGGCCAAGGCGTACGACTTCGTGGGCTTCGACCCGCGCGGCGTCGGCAAGTCGGCGCCCATCTCCTGCGTCGACCCGCAGGAGTTCGTGAAGGCGCCCAAGATGGACCCGGTGCCGGGCTCCGAGGCCGACAAGCGCGCCCAGCGCAAGCTGGCCCGCGAGTACGCCGAGGGCTGCTACGAACGCAGCGGCGAGATGCTGCCGCACATGACCACGCCGAACACCGCGCGCGACCTGGACGTGATCCGCGCCGCGCTCGGCGAGAAGAAGCTCAACTTCCTCGGCGTCTCCTACGGCACCTACCTCGGCGCGGTGTACGGCACCCTGTTCCCGGGCCACGTGCGCCGCATGGTCGTCGACAGCGTCGTCAACCCGTCCCGGGAGAAGATCTGGTACGAGGCCAACCTCGACCAGGACGTCGCCTTCGAGACCCGCTGGAAGGACTGGCAGGACTGGGTCGCCGCCAACGACGCCACCTTCCACCTCGGTGACACCCGCGCCGAAGTCCAGTCCGAGTGGCTGGAGTTGCGCGCCACCGCGAAGAAGAACCCCATCGGCGGGGTCGTCGGCCCGGCCGAGCTGCTCGGCTTCTTCCAGAGCGCCCCGTACTACGACTCCTCGTGGGTGCCGGTCGCCACCGTGTTCAGCAAGTACGTCGCCGGCGACACCCAGGCGCTCGTCGACGCGGCCGCCCCCGACCTGTCGGACACCGCGGGCAACGCGGCCTCGGAGAACGGCAACGCCGTCTACACGGCCGTCGAGTGCGCCGACGCCAAGTGGCCCACCAGCTGGAAGAAGTGGGACCGCGACAACACCCGGCTGCACAAGGACTATCCGTTCCTGACGTGGTCCAACGCCTGGATGAACCTGCCCTGCGCGACCTGGCCGGTCAAGCAGCGGACCCCGGTGGAGGTCCGGACCGGCAAGGGCCTGCCGGGCGTGCTCATCGTGCAGTCCGAGCGGGACGCGGCCACCCCGTACGGCGGTGCCGTCGAACTGCACAAGCGCTTCAAGGGCTCCCGCCTGATCACCGAGAAGAACGCCGGCTCGCACGGCGTGACCAGCCTGGTCAACCCGTGCATCAACCAGCGGGTGGACACCTACCTGCTCACCGGCAAGCTGGACGGCGCCGACGTCACCTGCGCACCGCACGCGACACCGAAGCCGTAG
- a CDS encoding urease accessory protein UreD gives MTAATAGVRATARLVARDDGRGGTSLPVLEGDGPLALRRTRGSGGEARVMLVGAMSGPLGGDHFAVEAGVGTGARLRVGSAAATIALPGQTKGGARYDIRLTVADGGELHWLPEQLISVRGSDLCVTTHVDLGTTARLVLREEQVLGRTGEEPGRLSSRLVLRVGGRTVLDQELACGPGAPGGWDGPAVLGGHRAVGQVVVVRPEFADEPVAARVLGEGAAVVPLAGPAALVTAVAPDALLLRRLLDGALAAVG, from the coding sequence ATGACCGCCGCCACGGCCGGAGTGCGCGCCACCGCGCGCCTCGTCGCCCGGGACGACGGCCGGGGCGGCACGTCCCTGCCCGTCCTGGAGGGCGACGGGCCGTTGGCTCTGCGGCGGACCCGGGGGAGTGGCGGCGAGGCGCGGGTCATGCTGGTCGGCGCGATGAGCGGGCCGCTCGGCGGTGACCACTTCGCCGTGGAGGCGGGTGTCGGGACCGGGGCCCGGCTGCGCGTCGGCTCGGCCGCCGCCACCATCGCCCTGCCCGGGCAGACCAAGGGCGGAGCCCGTTACGACATCCGGCTCACCGTCGCCGACGGCGGCGAACTGCACTGGCTCCCCGAACAGTTGATCTCCGTGCGCGGCAGCGACCTGTGCGTCACCACGCACGTCGACCTTGGTACGACGGCCCGGCTCGTGCTGCGCGAGGAGCAGGTGCTCGGGCGGACGGGGGAGGAGCCCGGGCGGCTCAGCAGCCGGCTCGTCCTGCGCGTCGGGGGCCGGACCGTGCTCGACCAGGAGCTGGCCTGCGGTCCCGGCGCGCCGGGCGGCTGGGACGGGCCCGCCGTCCTGGGCGGCCACCGAGCGGTCGGCCAAGTCGTCGTCGTCCGACCCGAGTTCGCGGACGAGCCGGTGGCCGCACGGGTACTGGGAGAGGGAGCCGCGGTCGTCCCCCTCGCCGGCCCCGCCGCCCTGGTCACCGCGGTGGCCCCGGACGCACTGCTCCTGCGACGGCTGCTGGACGGTGCCCTGGCGGCTGTCGGGTAG
- the ureG gene encoding urease accessory protein UreG — protein sequence MHLDHSHHGPAAVSADARRPDGSRRALRIGLGGPVGSGKTATVAALCRALRDELSLAVVTNDIYTREDAEFLLREAVLPPERITAVETGACPHTAIRDDISANLEAVEDLEDEVGPLDLILVESGGDNLTATFSKGLVDAQIFVIDVAGGDDIPRKGGPGVTTADLLVVNKTDLAPHVGSDLGRMAADAKAQRAELPVVFQSLRGEPGVRDVTAWVRARLAAWTA from the coding sequence ATGCATCTCGACCACTCCCACCACGGCCCCGCCGCCGTCAGCGCCGATGCCCGTCGCCCCGACGGCTCCCGCCGGGCCCTGCGGATCGGGCTCGGGGGGCCCGTCGGCTCGGGCAAGACCGCCACCGTCGCCGCGCTCTGCCGGGCGTTGCGCGACGAGTTGTCCCTCGCCGTGGTCACCAACGACATCTACACGCGCGAGGACGCCGAGTTCCTGCTGCGGGAGGCCGTGCTGCCACCCGAGCGGATCACCGCCGTGGAGACGGGAGCGTGTCCGCACACCGCGATCCGGGACGACATCTCCGCCAACCTCGAAGCGGTGGAGGACCTGGAGGACGAGGTCGGGCCGCTGGATCTGATCCTGGTGGAGTCCGGCGGGGACAACCTCACGGCGACCTTCTCGAAGGGGCTCGTCGACGCGCAGATCTTCGTGATCGACGTCGCCGGCGGGGACGACATCCCCCGCAAGGGCGGACCCGGTGTCACCACCGCCGACCTGCTCGTCGTCAACAAGACCGACCTCGCGCCCCACGTCGGCTCCGACCTCGGGCGGATGGCGGCGGACGCGAAGGCGCAGCGGGCCGAGCTGCCGGTGGTCTTCCAGTCGCTCCGCGGTGAGCCGGGTGTGCGGGACGTCACCGCCTGGGTACGGGCGCGACTCGCCGCGTGGACGGCATGA
- a CDS encoding urease accessory UreF family protein yields the protein MSRAALLVLADGRFPAGGHAHSGGAEAAVKAGRVTGAASLEDFCRGRLHTAGRVAAALAAAAVLGVDPVELDAAADARTPSPALRVTARKLGRQLMRAARATWPSGELDALVRQFPKGAHQPVVLGLAARAAGLGALDAAHCAAYESVSGPASATVRLLSLDPFEATGVLARLAPELDRVADAAVEAARRAVDEGADVLPASSAPLLEISAEVHAAWPVRLFAS from the coding sequence ATGTCACGAGCAGCACTACTGGTCCTGGCCGACGGCCGCTTCCCCGCCGGCGGGCACGCGCACTCCGGCGGGGCCGAGGCGGCCGTGAAGGCCGGGCGGGTCACCGGGGCCGCGAGTCTGGAGGACTTCTGCCGGGGACGCCTGCACACGGCGGGGCGGGTCGCCGCCGCACTGGCCGCGGCGGCCGTACTCGGCGTGGACCCCGTGGAGTTGGACGCGGCAGCTGACGCGCGGACGCCGTCTCCCGCGCTGCGGGTCACCGCGCGGAAGCTGGGCCGCCAGCTGATGCGGGCCGCGCGGGCGACCTGGCCGTCCGGGGAACTCGACGCCCTGGTGCGGCAGTTCCCCAAGGGAGCGCACCAGCCGGTGGTCCTCGGGCTCGCGGCGCGGGCGGCGGGACTGGGAGCGCTGGACGCGGCTCACTGCGCGGCGTACGAGAGTGTCAGCGGGCCCGCGAGTGCGACGGTGCGGCTGCTGAGCCTTGATCCCTTCGAGGCGACGGGCGTACTGGCGCGGTTGGCGCCGGAGCTGGACCGGGTGGCGGACGCGGCCGTGGAGGCGGCGCGGCGGGCTGTCGACGAGGGGGCCGATGTGCTGCCGGCGTCGTCCGCTCCGCTGTTGGAGATCAGTGCGGAGGTGCATGCGGCTTGGCCAGTACGTCTGTTCGCGTCGTAG
- a CDS encoding urease subunit alpha, with the protein MPEISRAAYADLFGPTTGDRIRLADTDLLIEIEEDRSGGPGLAGDEAVFGGGKVIRESMGQSRATRADGTPDTVITGVVIVDHWGIVKADVGLRDGRITGIGKAGNPDTMDGVHPDLVIGPETEIIAGNGRILTAGAIDAHVHFICPQIADEALSSGITTLVGGGTGPAEGSKATTVTPGPWHLARMLEAMEQYPLNIGFLGKGNTVSHEAMLSQIRGGALGLKLHEDWGSTPAVIDASLTVADRTGIQVAIHTDTLNEAGFVGDTLAAIAGRGIHAYHTEGAGGGHAPDIMTVVSEPHVLPSSTNPTRPFTVNTAEEHLDMLMVCHHLNPAVPEDLAFAESRIRPSTIGAEDILHDLGAISIISSDAQAMGRVGEVVLRTWQTAHVMKRRRGALPGDGRADNHRVRRYVAKYTINPALAQGLAHEIGSVETGKLADLVLWEPAFFGVKPHLVIKGGQIAYAQMGDANASIPTPQPVLPRPMFGAIGRAPAANSFNFVAPLAIEDGLPERLRLGKRFVAIESTRGVTKADMRENDARPRVRVDPDSFAVHIDGELVEATPAAELPMAQRYFLF; encoded by the coding sequence ATGCCTGAGATCTCGCGTGCCGCGTACGCCGACCTGTTCGGCCCGACGACCGGTGACCGTATCCGGCTCGCCGACACCGATCTGCTGATCGAGATCGAGGAGGATCGTTCCGGCGGCCCTGGGCTCGCCGGTGACGAGGCCGTGTTCGGCGGGGGCAAGGTCATCCGCGAGTCCATGGGCCAGTCCCGGGCCACGCGCGCGGACGGCACCCCGGACACCGTCATCACCGGCGTCGTCATCGTCGACCACTGGGGCATCGTCAAGGCCGACGTCGGCCTGCGCGACGGGAGGATCACCGGGATCGGCAAGGCGGGCAACCCCGACACCATGGACGGCGTCCACCCCGACCTGGTCATCGGCCCCGAGACCGAGATCATCGCGGGCAACGGGCGGATCCTCACCGCCGGCGCCATCGACGCGCACGTCCACTTCATCTGCCCGCAGATCGCCGACGAGGCACTCTCCTCCGGGATCACGACGCTGGTCGGCGGCGGCACCGGACCGGCCGAGGGATCGAAGGCGACCACCGTCACGCCCGGCCCCTGGCACCTGGCCCGGATGCTGGAGGCGATGGAGCAGTACCCGCTCAACATCGGCTTCCTCGGCAAGGGCAACACCGTCTCCCACGAGGCGATGCTGTCCCAGATCCGCGGCGGCGCGCTCGGCCTGAAGCTGCACGAGGACTGGGGCTCCACCCCGGCCGTCATCGACGCCTCGCTGACCGTGGCCGACCGGACCGGCATCCAGGTCGCCATCCACACGGACACGCTGAACGAGGCGGGATTCGTCGGCGACACCCTGGCCGCCATCGCGGGCCGCGGAATCCACGCGTACCACACCGAGGGCGCCGGCGGCGGGCACGCACCCGACATCATGACCGTGGTCTCCGAGCCGCACGTGCTGCCGAGCTCCACCAATCCGACCCGGCCGTTCACCGTCAACACCGCCGAGGAACACCTCGACATGCTGATGGTGTGCCACCACCTCAACCCGGCCGTGCCGGAGGACCTCGCCTTCGCCGAGTCCCGCATCCGGCCCTCGACCATCGGCGCGGAGGACATCCTGCACGACCTGGGCGCCATCTCGATCATCTCCTCCGACGCGCAGGCGATGGGGCGGGTCGGCGAGGTCGTCCTGCGGACCTGGCAGACCGCGCACGTGATGAAGCGGCGTCGGGGCGCGCTGCCGGGTGACGGGCGCGCGGACAACCACCGGGTGCGGCGGTACGTCGCCAAGTACACGATCAACCCCGCGCTCGCCCAGGGTCTCGCCCACGAGATCGGCTCCGTCGAGACCGGCAAGCTCGCCGACCTGGTGCTGTGGGAGCCCGCGTTCTTCGGCGTCAAACCGCACCTGGTGATCAAGGGCGGGCAGATCGCGTACGCGCAGATGGGCGACGCGAACGCCTCCATCCCGACCCCGCAGCCGGTCCTGCCGCGCCCGATGTTCGGGGCGATCGGGCGGGCGCCCGCCGCCAACTCGTTCAACTTCGTGGCGCCGCTCGCCATCGAGGACGGGCTGCCGGAGCGGCTGCGGTTGGGCAAGCGCTTCGTCGCCATCGAGTCCACGCGCGGGGTGACCAAGGCGGACATGCGGGAGAACGACGCCCGGCCGCGCGTCCGGGTCGACCCGGACAGCTTCGCCGTGCACATCGACGGGGAGCTCGTCGAGGCGACTCCGGCCGCCGAACTGCCCATGGCCCAGCGGTACTTCCTCTTCTGA
- a CDS encoding urease subunit beta: protein MIPGEFLFADDPVVYNEGRAVTRLTVLNAADRPVQVGSHYHFAEANPGLDFDRAAARGKRLNVAAGTAVRFEPGIPVDVELVPLAGARVVPGLRGETGGALDA, encoded by the coding sequence ATGATTCCAGGAGAGTTCCTGTTCGCCGACGACCCGGTCGTCTACAACGAGGGCCGTGCGGTCACCCGGCTGACCGTCCTCAACGCCGCCGACCGGCCCGTCCAGGTCGGCTCCCACTACCACTTCGCCGAGGCCAACCCCGGCCTGGACTTCGACCGTGCCGCCGCGCGCGGCAAGCGGCTGAACGTCGCCGCCGGCACCGCCGTGCGCTTCGAGCCCGGGATCCCCGTCGACGTCGAACTCGTCCCGCTGGCCGGCGCCCGAGTGGTGCCCGGACTGCGCGGGGAGACCGGAGGTGCCCTCGATGCCTGA
- a CDS encoding urease subunit gamma encodes MQLTPHEQERLLIHVAADVAEKRRARGLRLNHPEAVALITSHILEGARDGRTVAELMASGRTLLTRDDVMEGIPEMIHDVQVEATFPDGTKLVTVHDPIV; translated from the coding sequence GTGCAACTGACCCCGCACGAGCAAGAGAGGCTGCTCATCCACGTGGCGGCCGACGTGGCCGAGAAGCGCCGGGCCCGCGGGCTGAGGCTGAACCACCCCGAGGCGGTCGCCCTCATCACGTCGCACATCCTCGAGGGCGCCCGGGACGGCCGTACCGTCGCCGAACTCATGGCCTCCGGGCGCACGCTGCTCACCCGGGACGACGTCATGGAGGGCATCCCCGAGATGATCCACGACGTCCAGGTCGAGGCGACCTTCCCGGACGGCACCAAGCTCGTCACCGTCCACGACCCGATCGTCTGA
- a CDS encoding TetR/AcrR family transcriptional regulator, producing MARVSQAHLDARRRQILDGAALCFARNGFHATSMQDVLKEADLSAGAVYRYFGSKEELIAAIVGEVLGSVREAFEEATAQSPPPPPDLLVGAVLSRTLAMKASLTVDGEPAFPRLIVQVWAETFRTPDLAAALREGYAAVGAAWERVVEAYQEAGMMRADLPAAHVARTMIAAVQGFVAQQPLLGPAPVEVLQNGLRALMSMSAPQPDAGFDHRSVNVPETRSN from the coding sequence ATGGCTCGCGTATCCCAGGCACACCTCGACGCCCGCCGCCGTCAGATCCTCGACGGCGCCGCGCTCTGCTTCGCCCGCAACGGCTTCCACGCCACCTCCATGCAGGACGTGCTGAAGGAGGCCGACCTCTCGGCGGGGGCCGTCTACCGCTACTTCGGGAGCAAGGAGGAACTGATCGCGGCGATCGTCGGCGAGGTGCTCGGGTCGGTCCGCGAGGCCTTCGAGGAGGCCACGGCGCAGAGCCCCCCGCCGCCGCCCGACCTCCTCGTCGGCGCGGTCCTGAGCCGGACCCTCGCCATGAAGGCGTCCCTGACCGTCGACGGGGAGCCCGCCTTCCCGCGCCTGATCGTCCAGGTGTGGGCGGAGACGTTCCGCACGCCGGACCTGGCCGCCGCCCTGCGGGAGGGATACGCCGCGGTGGGAGCGGCCTGGGAGCGGGTCGTCGAGGCGTACCAAGAGGCCGGGATGATGCGGGCGGACCTGCCCGCCGCACACGTGGCGCGCACGATGATCGCCGCCGTCCAGGGATTCGTCGCGCAGCAGCCGCTGCTGGGGCCGGCCCCGGTCGAGGTCCTGCAGAACGGCCTACGGGCGTTGATGAGCATGTCGGCCCCGCAGCCGGACGCCGGATTTGATCACAGGTCGGTTAACGTGCCCGAAACCCGGTCCAACTAG